One genomic region from Streptomyces sp. NBC_00582 encodes:
- a CDS encoding DUF4031 domain-containing protein: MTIYIDPPNWPGHGRMWSHLVSDVSYDELHAFAEKAGVPSRAFERDHYDIPSHRYAEVVAAGAVEVSSREVVRLLHGAGLRRRKGGLSR; encoded by the coding sequence GTGACGATCTACATCGACCCGCCGAACTGGCCGGGCCACGGCCGGATGTGGTCCCACCTCGTCAGCGACGTCTCCTACGACGAACTGCACGCGTTCGCCGAGAAGGCGGGGGTGCCCTCGCGCGCCTTCGAGCGCGACCACTACGACATTCCGTCCCACCGGTACGCCGAGGTGGTGGCGGCCGGCGCGGTCGAGGTGAGCAGCCGTGAGGTGGTGCGGCTGCTGCATGGAGCGGGGCTGCGCCGGCGCAAGGGCGGGCTCAGTCGTTGA
- a CDS encoding GNAT family N-acetyltransferase, with protein sequence MIRIPGPRLTLESASPTALADLWSGGDGGFDWLGGGPYDGTRDAAGMVFRAHESGVLRPDFGLYVLVRREDGRAIGSMGFHTAPDEDGRTEIGYDLVRDARGRGYATEALRALADWALARDDVRRLFATVEQGNASSRAVLERTGFVRVWEGEGTYAYELRG encoded by the coding sequence GTGATCCGCATACCCGGCCCCCGCCTCACCCTCGAAAGCGCCTCCCCCACCGCCCTCGCCGATCTGTGGTCCGGCGGCGACGGCGGCTTCGACTGGCTCGGGGGCGGACCCTACGACGGCACGCGCGACGCCGCCGGCATGGTGTTCCGGGCCCACGAAAGCGGCGTACTGCGGCCGGACTTCGGGTTGTACGTGCTCGTACGGCGGGAGGACGGGCGGGCGATCGGCAGCATGGGGTTCCACACCGCGCCCGACGAGGACGGACGGACCGAGATCGGCTACGACCTCGTCCGGGACGCCCGTGGCCGGGGCTACGCCACCGAGGCGCTGCGCGCGCTGGCCGACTGGGCGCTCGCCCGGGACGACGTACGGCGACTGTTCGCCACGGTCGAACAGGGCAACGCCTCCTCCCGCGCCGTACTCGAACGGACCGGGTTCGTCCGGGTCTGGGAGGGCGAGGGCACATACGCGTATGAGCTGCGCGGCTGA
- a CDS encoding HD domain-containing protein has translation MADLDALRTRFAHALEAARDPAAAGPDPAPYAENLLTRWQEPQRRYHTLTHLTAVLDHIDVLEEHADDPAVVRLAAWFHDAVYLPDRSENEERSARLAERALSEAGVGEARTAEVARLVRLTVTHDPADDDRDGQVLCDADLAILAAPPSAYAAYTAAVREEYHFVPGDAFRAGRASILRQLLELPRLFRTPYGADRWEATARYNLRSELELLTS, from the coding sequence ATGGCCGACCTCGACGCCCTGCGCACCCGCTTCGCCCACGCCCTGGAGGCCGCCCGGGACCCGGCCGCGGCCGGCCCCGACCCCGCGCCCTACGCCGAGAACCTCCTCACCCGCTGGCAGGAGCCCCAGCGCCGCTACCACACGCTCACCCACCTCACCGCGGTCCTCGACCACATCGACGTCCTGGAGGAGCACGCGGACGACCCGGCCGTCGTACGGCTCGCCGCCTGGTTCCACGACGCCGTCTATCTGCCCGACCGCTCCGAGAACGAGGAGCGCTCCGCCCGGCTGGCCGAGCGGGCCCTGTCCGAGGCGGGGGTGGGAGAGGCGAGAACCGCCGAGGTGGCGCGGCTGGTGCGGCTGACCGTCACACACGACCCCGCCGACGACGACCGCGACGGCCAGGTGCTGTGCGACGCCGACCTCGCGATCCTCGCCGCGCCGCCCTCCGCGTACGCCGCCTACACGGCCGCCGTCCGCGAGGAGTACCACTTCGTGCCGGGCGACGCCTTCCGAGCCGGCCGCGCCTCGATCCTGCGTCAGCTCCTCGAGCTGCCCAGGCTGTTCAGGACGCCGTACGGGGCGGACCGGTGGGAGGCGACCGCCCGCTACAACCTGCGGTCCGAGCTGGAACTGCTCACGTCGTGA
- a CDS encoding MurR/RpiR family transcriptional regulator, with protein MTQEAKETFPPETFPAETFDPEAFRAAPAALAGKVRTLAPSLTRSMRRVAEAVASDPAGCAALTVTGLAERTGTSEATVVRTARVLGYPGYRDLRLALAGLAAQQQSGRAPALTRDIDVDDSLTDVVAKLAYDEQQTLADTAAGLDTAQLEAAVTATAGARRVDVYGVGASGLVAQDLTQKLLRIGRVAHAHSDPHLAVTNAVQLGAGDVAVAITHSGSTRDVIEPLRVAFERGATTVAITGRPRSPVTQYADHVLTTSTARESELRPAAMSSRTGQLLVVDCLFVGVAQRTYEVAGPALAASYEALAHRHR; from the coding sequence GTGACCCAGGAAGCGAAGGAAACCTTCCCTCCGGAAACCTTCCCTGCGGAAACCTTCGATCCGGAAGCCTTCCGTGCGGCGCCCGCCGCGCTCGCCGGCAAGGTCCGTACGCTCGCGCCCTCCCTGACCCGCTCCATGCGGCGCGTCGCCGAGGCCGTCGCGAGCGACCCCGCCGGGTGCGCCGCCCTCACCGTCACCGGCCTGGCCGAACGCACCGGCACCAGCGAGGCGACCGTCGTCCGCACCGCCCGTGTCCTCGGCTACCCCGGCTACCGCGACCTGCGCCTCGCCCTCGCCGGACTCGCCGCCCAGCAGCAGTCCGGCCGCGCTCCCGCCCTCACCCGGGACATCGACGTCGACGACTCCCTCACCGACGTCGTCGCCAAACTCGCCTACGACGAGCAGCAGACCCTCGCCGACACCGCCGCCGGACTCGACACCGCCCAACTGGAGGCGGCGGTCACCGCGACGGCGGGGGCGCGGCGGGTCGACGTGTACGGCGTCGGCGCGAGCGGGCTGGTCGCCCAGGACCTCACCCAGAAGCTGCTGCGGATCGGACGCGTGGCCCACGCCCACAGCGACCCACACCTCGCGGTGACGAACGCGGTGCAGCTGGGCGCCGGGGACGTCGCCGTCGCCATCACCCACTCCGGGTCGACCCGGGACGTCATCGAGCCGCTGCGGGTGGCGTTCGAGCGGGGCGCCACGACCGTGGCCATCACGGGGCGGCCGCGCAGTCCGGTCACGCAGTACGCCGATCACGTCCTGACCACGTCGACGGCGCGGGAGAGCGAGCTGCGGCCGGCCGCGATGTCCTCCCGGACGGGGCAGTTGCTGGTGGTGGACTGTCTGTTCGTGGGGGTCGCCCAGCGGACGTACGAGGTGGCGGGGCCGGCGTTGGCCGCGTCGTACGAGGCGTTGGCGCACCGGCACAGGTAG
- a CDS encoding copper homeostasis protein CutC, translating into MSERAVLEVIALDAEDAIAARAGGADRLELVTDMAADGLTPPTTTLTAVRSAVDIPLRVMLRLTDGFAAGDVDRLVRVAGELRAAGAEEFVLGFLEAGGGVDLGAVERVVTALDGCPWTFHRALDHATDRDSVRKQLDGLPGLDTYLTAGSPAGVDEGLPTLLSEASRAGDQQLLVGGGLRLDHVPTLRRAGVTAFHIGGAARPGGWSKPVSVEAVREWRRALDAG; encoded by the coding sequence ATGAGCGAGCGTGCAGTGCTGGAGGTGATCGCCCTCGACGCCGAGGACGCGATCGCGGCCCGGGCCGGAGGCGCGGACCGCCTCGAACTGGTCACCGACATGGCGGCGGACGGCCTGACCCCGCCGACGACGACCCTCACCGCCGTCCGGTCCGCCGTGGACATCCCGCTCCGCGTGATGCTGCGCCTGACGGACGGCTTCGCGGCGGGGGACGTGGACCGGCTGGTGCGGGTGGCGGGCGAGCTGCGGGCGGCGGGGGCGGAGGAGTTCGTGCTGGGGTTCCTCGAAGCGGGCGGCGGGGTGGACCTCGGTGCCGTGGAGCGGGTCGTCACCGCGTTGGACGGCTGCCCCTGGACCTTCCACCGGGCCCTCGACCACGCCACCGACCGCGACTCCGTACGCAAGCAGCTGGACGGCCTGCCCGGCCTGGACACCTACCTCACCGCAGGCTCGCCCGCGGGCGTGGACGAGGGCCTCCCGACCCTCCTGTCGGAGGCGTCCCGGGCAGGCGACCAGCAGCTCCTGGTCGGCGGGGGCCTACGCCTGGACCATGTACCGACCCTGAGAAGGGCGGGCGTGACGGCCTTTCACATCGGCGGGGCGGCGAGGCCGGGGGGCTGGAGCAAGCCGGTGTCGGTGGAGGCTGTGCGGGAGTGGCGGAGAGCGCTTGACGCCGGCTGA
- a CDS encoding NACHT and WD repeat domain-containing protein, translated as MTAAGRLPPHREKVRLEAHASDRARIYQARRDLYLSERDLHLHYEDGVRSARRVHTAEISQECPYPGLAAFSTEQAQWFFGRDRLVAKLLVRLDACLAVGGALVVVAPSGAGKSSLLKAGLLAELARGALPGSAHWPHVWMTPTAHPLAALRSRLSDVTGSGRKTSENDSDSPLWQPAALRRALAAGGNESAPQRPLVLVVDQLEELFTLCADEHERRNFLDAVLGLTVIGPNGEPPIGLVVFGLRSDFYTQCAAHPRLLDAVERNQVIVGPLSRTGVREAILHPSRTVGLDVEPGLVPVLMRDLGTPEPGDEAEEADQADAYEIGRLPLLAHALRATWLRRAGHALTVEGYEATGGIAHSVTVEADRCFDQLDAQARKTAQHVFLRLIKFGDGTHDTRRPVRYTELLGEGARSHEVAEVIEAFTRGRLLTREQETVTITHEVLLRAWPRLREWIEAHRSQYMVRQRLDEAADAWEESGHDPGLLYRGHRLDEARTLADDESTGALGPAVSAFLTASARQRHRTRRIRQGVIAGLSVLAVLAALSAALAFQQRDTAQRERNTAILGEITAEADQVRASNPSLAAQLDLVAHRMSPAASTGTRLLSAQNIPLAAVLAGHTDHVNAVGFSPDGHLLASGGGDGTIRLWNTVRADHPTALGNPLRGAQGAISALAFSPRGNLLAATGEDGTVRMWDLSRPTSPDVLSTAAGKGDGPLKTLAFSPDGRTLAGAGHDGDIRLWDAADPGHLHLVAKPLPASAGEVNGLAFSPNGKLLASGGTDPTVRLWQVTDRRHPSEIGRTERIPFFAGHEGSAQAVAFSPDSRILAAAGSDQNAHRWNITNPAEPKPLDGIYSNNVVNTVAFSPTSPLMAYGGDDNTIWLENVTAPTHVRDFSGALNGHSGHVLALAFDPRGRMLASAGADHSVRIWTIPRTILTGHTSYVDTVALSPDGHLLASGSEDNTVRLWNVAHPTDPHPVSASIHGDTPYPNWVTFSPDGKALAVAAGPDVQLWDVTRPARPTPLGKPLHSSRNNFLTVAYTPDGRTLAGGNGDGTVKLWDVSDPSHPSALGPSLDSHAGQINRLAISPDGRTLAAVADQGSLRLWDITRPAQPAPTGSPLQASADPLQTVAFSPDSRFLAASGNDATIRLWNLADRTHPAPAGSALTGHKDTVYTLAFSPDGHTLVSGSFDQTIRLWDVDDTGRARAHGEAVTGIVDYVNAVVFSPDGRFLFIGDGEETVRVLPLSIRAAIDYVCRATGELLTPALWHTYMPQLRYDPPCTRR; from the coding sequence CGAGGACGGCGTGCGATCGGCTCGGCGTGTGCATACCGCCGAGATCTCGCAGGAATGCCCGTATCCCGGTCTGGCCGCCTTCAGCACCGAACAGGCCCAGTGGTTCTTCGGCAGGGACAGGCTGGTCGCCAAGCTGCTGGTCCGGCTCGACGCCTGTCTCGCGGTGGGCGGGGCACTGGTGGTCGTCGCGCCCTCTGGGGCCGGGAAGTCCTCGCTGCTCAAAGCGGGGCTCCTGGCCGAGCTCGCACGGGGGGCTCTTCCTGGCTCCGCGCACTGGCCACACGTGTGGATGACTCCGACCGCCCATCCCTTGGCGGCCCTCCGCAGCCGCCTGTCGGACGTCACAGGCTCAGGCCGGAAGACTTCCGAGAACGATTCCGACAGTCCCCTCTGGCAGCCGGCCGCGTTGCGCCGCGCACTCGCGGCGGGCGGCAACGAGTCCGCCCCGCAGCGGCCCCTGGTACTGGTCGTCGACCAGTTGGAGGAACTTTTCACCCTGTGCGCGGACGAGCACGAGCGGAGGAACTTCCTCGACGCGGTTCTGGGCCTGACGGTCATCGGCCCCAACGGTGAGCCACCCATCGGCTTGGTCGTCTTCGGCCTGCGCTCCGATTTCTACACCCAATGTGCCGCCCATCCCCGCCTTCTGGACGCTGTGGAACGCAACCAGGTAATCGTGGGACCGCTGTCCCGGACCGGCGTGCGCGAAGCGATCCTCCACCCCTCCCGTACGGTCGGGCTGGACGTGGAACCCGGGCTCGTTCCCGTCCTGATGCGCGACCTGGGCACACCGGAACCGGGTGACGAAGCCGAAGAAGCGGACCAGGCCGACGCCTACGAGATCGGACGACTGCCACTCCTCGCCCACGCCCTGCGGGCCACCTGGCTGCGCCGGGCGGGTCACGCCCTCACCGTGGAGGGATACGAGGCAACCGGAGGCATCGCGCACAGCGTGACAGTCGAAGCGGACCGCTGCTTCGACCAACTGGACGCCCAAGCGCGGAAGACGGCACAGCATGTGTTCCTACGGCTGATCAAGTTCGGCGACGGCACTCACGACACGCGGCGCCCGGTGCGGTACACCGAACTCCTGGGGGAGGGCGCACGCTCCCACGAAGTCGCCGAGGTCATCGAAGCATTCACCCGCGGGCGGCTGCTGACCCGTGAGCAGGAGACGGTCACCATCACCCACGAAGTGCTGTTGCGAGCCTGGCCGCGTCTGCGCGAGTGGATCGAGGCGCATCGCTCCCAGTACATGGTCCGCCAGCGACTGGACGAGGCGGCAGACGCCTGGGAGGAGTCCGGCCACGACCCCGGGCTGTTGTACCGGGGCCACAGGCTGGACGAGGCCCGCACCCTGGCCGACGACGAGAGCACTGGCGCGCTGGGCCCGGCGGTGTCCGCCTTTCTGACCGCATCGGCACGGCAACGTCACCGCACACGCCGGATCCGCCAAGGCGTCATTGCCGGTCTGTCGGTACTGGCCGTGCTCGCCGCACTCTCCGCCGCCCTTGCTTTCCAGCAGCGCGACACGGCACAACGCGAACGCAACACCGCGATCCTCGGCGAGATCACGGCCGAGGCCGACCAGGTACGCGCGAGCAACCCGTCGCTCGCCGCCCAACTCGATCTGGTGGCGCACCGGATGTCTCCGGCCGCGTCCACAGGAACTCGACTGCTGAGCGCCCAGAACATTCCGCTGGCCGCTGTGCTGGCCGGCCACACGGACCATGTGAACGCCGTGGGCTTCAGTCCGGACGGACATCTGCTGGCGAGCGGGGGCGGCGACGGAACCATCCGGCTGTGGAACACCGTTCGGGCCGACCACCCGACCGCGCTGGGCAACCCGCTGCGCGGCGCTCAGGGCGCGATATCGGCCTTGGCCTTCAGCCCCAGAGGGAACCTGCTGGCGGCAACAGGGGAGGACGGCACCGTCCGCATGTGGGATCTCAGCCGGCCCACCAGCCCGGACGTTCTGAGCACCGCGGCCGGCAAGGGCGACGGGCCCCTGAAGACACTTGCCTTCAGCCCGGATGGACGGACCCTGGCCGGCGCCGGCCACGACGGCGACATCCGCCTGTGGGACGCCGCCGACCCAGGTCACCTCCATCTCGTCGCAAAGCCGCTTCCGGCTTCGGCGGGTGAAGTGAACGGGTTGGCTTTCAGCCCGAACGGCAAGTTGCTGGCATCCGGCGGAACTGATCCGACGGTGCGGTTGTGGCAGGTGACGGACCGGCGGCACCCCTCCGAAATCGGACGGACGGAAAGAATTCCCTTCTTCGCCGGGCATGAAGGTTCCGCCCAGGCGGTGGCCTTCAGCCCGGACAGCCGCATACTGGCCGCCGCCGGGAGCGATCAGAACGCCCATCGCTGGAACATCACCAACCCGGCCGAGCCGAAACCACTCGATGGCATATACAGCAACAATGTGGTGAATACCGTCGCTTTCTCCCCCACTAGCCCTCTGATGGCCTACGGCGGCGACGACAACACCATCTGGCTCGAGAATGTGACGGCCCCGACCCATGTCCGGGATTTCAGCGGGGCCCTCAATGGGCACAGTGGGCATGTACTGGCACTGGCCTTCGACCCGAGGGGCAGGATGCTGGCCAGTGCAGGAGCCGACCACTCCGTCCGCATCTGGACCATCCCGCGCACCATCCTCACCGGACACACGAGTTACGTCGACACCGTGGCCTTGAGTCCTGACGGGCATCTCCTCGCCTCGGGATCCGAGGACAACACCGTCCGCCTCTGGAACGTCGCACATCCGACCGACCCGCACCCGGTCAGCGCTTCGATCCACGGTGACACCCCGTACCCCAACTGGGTCACCTTCAGCCCCGACGGAAAGGCCCTGGCCGTCGCGGCCGGACCCGATGTCCAGTTGTGGGATGTCACCAGACCGGCCAGGCCCACGCCACTGGGCAAACCGCTCCACAGCTCGCGGAACAACTTCCTGACGGTCGCGTACACGCCGGACGGGCGCACGCTCGCAGGCGGCAACGGTGACGGCACGGTCAAGCTGTGGGACGTCTCCGATCCGTCCCACCCCTCGGCTCTCGGACCGTCGTTGGACTCCCATGCGGGCCAGATCAACCGTCTGGCCATCAGTCCCGACGGCCGCACGCTCGCCGCCGTGGCGGACCAGGGCAGCCTCCGATTGTGGGACATCACCCGGCCGGCGCAGCCCGCTCCCACAGGTTCCCCCCTCCAGGCGAGTGCGGACCCGCTCCAGACAGTCGCCTTCAGCCCAGACAGCCGTTTCCTCGCGGCTTCCGGCAACGACGCCACGATCCGCTTGTGGAACCTCGCCGACCGCACGCATCCCGCTCCGGCGGGCTCCGCCCTCACCGGCCACAAGGACACCGTCTACACCCTGGCCTTCAGCCCGGATGGACACACGCTGGTAAGCGGCAGCTTCGATCAGACCATCCGCTTGTGGGACGTCGATGACACGGGCCGCGCACGGGCCCATGGAGAGGCGGTGACCGGGATCGTCGACTACGTCAACGCCGTCGTGTTCTCCCCCGACGGACGTTTCCTGTTCATCGGCGACGGCGAGGAGACGGTACGCGTCCTGCCTCTGTCCATCCGGGCTGCCATCGACTACGTGTGCCGGGCGACGGGAGAACTCCTGACACCCGCGCTCTGGCACACGTACATGCCTCAATTGCGCTACGACCCGCCATGCACCCGGCGGTAG